The following coding sequences are from one Mycolicibacterium aichiense window:
- a CDS encoding quinone-dependent dihydroorotate dehydrogenase — MYDALRRAFFLVPAERIHTFVFGSLRAVTATNATRGPLRRRLAPRDPVLTSTVFGVRFPGPMGLAAGFDKDGLGLKTWDALGFGYAEVGTVTASAQPGNPLPRLFRLPEDRALLNRMGFNNHGAGHLALRLARYRPDSPVGVNIGKSKITPPELAADDYRASARLLGPLADYLVVNVSSPNTPGLRDLQAVESLRPILSAVLAETSTPVLVKIAPDLSDEDVDAVADLAVELGLAGIVATNTTVSRAGLRTPGVDELGPGGISGPPVARRSLEILRRLYSRVGSDLVLISVGGIETADDAWERITSGASLLQGYTGFIYGGGLWAKEIHDGIAARLQTGGFSSLAEAVGSAHSGRNPKIPPSAS, encoded by the coding sequence ATGTACGACGCGCTGCGGCGGGCATTCTTCCTGGTGCCTGCCGAACGCATCCACACGTTCGTGTTCGGGTCGCTGCGCGCAGTCACGGCCACCAACGCCACCCGCGGACCGTTGCGCCGCAGACTCGCACCCCGCGATCCGGTGTTGACGAGCACCGTATTCGGGGTGCGGTTCCCCGGCCCGATGGGCTTGGCCGCCGGGTTCGACAAGGACGGCCTCGGGCTGAAGACCTGGGACGCGCTGGGATTCGGCTACGCGGAGGTCGGCACGGTGACCGCGAGTGCCCAGCCCGGCAATCCGTTGCCGCGACTGTTCCGCCTCCCCGAGGACCGGGCCCTGCTCAACCGGATGGGCTTCAACAACCACGGCGCCGGACACTTGGCTCTACGGCTGGCCCGCTATCGCCCCGACTCGCCGGTCGGGGTCAACATCGGCAAGTCGAAGATCACCCCGCCCGAGCTGGCCGCCGACGACTACCGCGCCAGCGCACGGCTACTCGGCCCGCTGGCCGACTACCTGGTGGTCAACGTCAGCTCGCCGAACACACCCGGACTGCGCGACCTGCAGGCCGTCGAATCGCTGCGGCCCATCCTGTCGGCCGTGCTGGCCGAGACCTCGACACCCGTCCTGGTCAAGATCGCGCCGGACCTCTCCGACGAGGACGTCGACGCCGTCGCCGACCTGGCTGTCGAGCTGGGACTGGCCGGGATCGTCGCCACCAACACCACGGTCTCGCGAGCCGGCCTGCGCACCCCGGGTGTCGACGAGCTGGGGCCGGGCGGCATTTCCGGACCACCGGTGGCGCGCCGGTCCCTGGAGATCCTGCGGCGGTTGTACAGCCGGGTCGGCAGCGACCTCGTGCTGATCAGCGTGGGCGGCATCGAGACCGCGGACGACGCGTGGGAGCGCATCACGTCCGGGGCGTCACTGCTGCAGGGCTACACCGGGTTCATCTACGGTGGTGGCTTGTGGGCCAAGGAGATTCACGACGGCATCGCCGCCCGACTGCAGACCGGCGGCTTCTCATCGCTGGCGGAGGCCGTGGGGTCGGCTCACTCCGGCCGTAATCCGAAGATTCCGCCGTCCGCGTCGTAG